The following proteins are co-located in the Xiphophorus maculatus strain JP 163 A chromosome 8, X_maculatus-5.0-male, whole genome shotgun sequence genome:
- the dnajc25 gene encoding dnaJ homolog subfamily C member 25 yields MVVFPQRSRGLWRLTVLLLSVSSLPAATALLEGLYCGTEVCYDVLGVSREASKAEIARAYRQLARRYHPDRYRPEEPGDEENSHTKFLLIATAYETLKDEDSRRDYDYMLDHPEEYYQHYYAYYRRRLAPKVDVRIVILVTICAISAVQYVSWCSSYNKAINYLVTVPKYRIQATEIAKQQGLLSRTKEKGKNRRSKEEIREQEEEVIRDIIKNKIDIKGGYQKPSLSDILLCQMALFPFYLSRYVAWYARWVYRFTVCREEYGEEEKLYLIRRNMKLSQAQFDSLEENAKQTFLEKQLWVRENYEAYRKEREEEMKVKLATDPKMKRYRRWMKNEGPGRLTFADD; encoded by the exons ATGGTCGTGTTCCCGCAGCGGAGCCGCGGCCTGTGGCGGCTCACGGTGCTCCTGCTCTCCGTGTCGTCGCTGCCCGCGGCCACGGCGCTGCTGGAGGGGCTCTACTGCGGGACGGAGGTCTGCTACGACGTGCTGGGAGTCTCCCGGGAGGCCTCCAAGGCGGAGATCGCAAGGGCTTACCGGCAGCTGGCCCGCCGGTACCACCCGGACCGGTACCGGCCCGAGGAGCCCGGAGATGAGGAGAACTCTCACACGAAGTTCCTGCTGATTGCTACAGCTTATGAGACACTGAAG GATGAAGACTCGCGGCGCGACTACGACTACATGCTGGACCATCCTGAGGAATACTACCAGCACTACTACGCCTACTACCGCCGCCGCCTCGCCCCCAAGGTCGACGTCAGGATCGTCATCCTCGTCACCATCTGCGCCATCTCCGCCGTCCAG TACGTCAGCTGGTGCAGCAGCTACAACAAGGCCATCAACTACCTGGTGACCGTCCCAAAGTACCGGATCCAGGCCACCGAGATCGCCAAGCAGCAGGGCCTGCTCAGCCGCACCAAGGAGAAGGGCAAGAACCGGCGCTCCAAGGAGGAAATCCGcgagcaggaagaggaagtgaTCCGTGACATCATCAAGAACAAGATCGAcatcaagggcggctaccagaagCCGAGCCTGTCGGACATCCTGCTGTGCCAGATGGCGCTGTTCCCCTTCTACCTGAGCCGCTACGTGGCGTGGTACGCCCGCTGGGTGTACCGCTTCACCGTCTGCCGGGAGGAGTACGGCGAGGAGGAGAAGCTCTACCTCATCAG GAGGAACATGAAGCTGTCGCAGGCGCAGTTCGACAGTCTGGAGGAAAACGCCAAGCAGACGTTCCTGGAGAAACAGCTGTGGGTCCGAGAAAACTACGAG GCGTACAGGAAGGAGCGCGAGGAGGAGATGAAGGTCAAGCTGGCGACCGACCCGAAGATGAAGCGGTACCGCCGCTGGATGAAGAACGAAGGCCCGGGTCGGCTGACCTTTGCAGACGACTGA